TCGGCTCCAATTTCTTCAACATCCTTGCCATCCTGGGCATCACCGCCACCATCCAGCCGCTGGAGCGCGGCGGCATCACCATGGTCGACATGGGCGTGATGGTGGCTTTCGCCGCCGCCCTGCTGCCGCTGATCATGGTGCGCCGCTGCATCGGCCGGCCCGAAGGCGTCGTCCTGCTGCTGGGCTACGGCGCCTACGTCACCTGGCTGGTGCTCAACGCCTAGGGCTCTTCGCCGGCGAAGATCGCCACCTCGCGCCCCGCGGCGTCGGCCCGGCCCCGGTACATGCCTTCCGTGCTGAAGGACAGGCTGTAACGACCCGCACCGTCCAGCACGATGACGCCGCCGAGGCCGCCGAGAGCCCGGATTTCCTCCAGCACGCCGCTGGCCGCCGCAGCGGGCGTGTCTCCGCCCAGGCTCATGCGGGCACAGATGGCGTGCGCCGCCGCGGCGCGGATGAAGTACTCGCCGTCGCCGGTGGCGGACACGGCGCAGCCTGTATCCGCCCAGGTGCCGGCGCCGATGACGGGCACGTCGCCGAGGCGCCCCCAGCGCTTGGCCGTGGTGCCGCCGGTGGAGGTCGCGGCCGCGAGCCGCCCGCCGGCGTCCAGCGCCACGGCGCCGACGGTGCCGAAGCGGCCCTGGTCCGGTTCTATGGGCAGTGCGCCCTGCAGGATCGCGTGTTGCAGCTGCTGCCAGCGCCGCTCGGTGCGGAACCAGCTGCTCGGCTTGAGCTCCAGTCCCTGGTCGATGGCGAACTCGATCGCGCCCTCGCCGGCGAGGAAAACATGCGGCGAGGCTTCCATGACGCGGCGCGCGAGCAGCACCGGGTTGCGCACCCAGCGCACGGCGCCCACGGCGCCCGCCTGCCGCGTCGCCCCGTCCATGATGGACGCGTCCAGCTCGTTACGCCCGTCGGCGGTGAATACCGCGCCGCGCCCGGCGTTGAACAGCGGCGAGTCCTCCATCGGCACGATGGCGGCGGTGACGGCGTCGAGCGCGCTGCCGCCGCTCTCCAGCACGCGCCAGCCGGCCTCCAGGGCTGCGTGCAGCGCCGCCTCGTAGGCGGCACGGTCGTCCGCACTCATGTCCGCCGCGCGCAGCGTGCCGGCGCCGCCGTGGATCAGCAGCACGGGTTCAGCCGCTGCCGCAGGCTGGGCTGCGGCGGGCATCAGGGCGGCGAGGGCGGCGAGAGTGGCGAGAGTGGGAAGAAACTTCGTCATGGGTTCTCCTGTTGCAGCGGGATCTGGCGCGGCGCGGGCAGCAGCCGGGCCACGGCCGCGCCCGGCCGGCGCCGGAAAGCGATGACAGTGAGGTCGTCCGGCTTGCTGGGATGCTCGCCCGGCGCGTCCTCGGCGGCGCCGCGCATGCGCGCCAGCGCCTGTT
This window of the Thioalkalivibrio sp. XN279 genome carries:
- a CDS encoding isoaspartyl peptidase/L-asparaginase family protein — its product is MTKFLPTLATLAALAALMPAAAQPAAAAEPVLLIHGGAGTLRAADMSADDRAAYEAALHAALEAGWRVLESGGSALDAVTAAIVPMEDSPLFNAGRGAVFTADGRNELDASIMDGATRQAGAVGAVRWVRNPVLLARRVMEASPHVFLAGEGAIEFAIDQGLELKPSSWFRTERRWQQLQHAILQGALPIEPDQGRFGTVGAVALDAGGRLAAATSTGGTTAKRWGRLGDVPVIGAGTWADTGCAVSATGDGEYFIRAAAAHAICARMSLGGDTPAAAASGVLEEIRALGGLGGVIVLDGAGRYSLSFSTEGMYRGRADAAGREVAIFAGEEP